In Pseudomonas sp. ADAK18, a single window of DNA contains:
- a CDS encoding type II toxin-antitoxin system HicB family antitoxin, translated as MNNQLKHNGYIGSIEASIEDNCLFGKLLFIKALVSYEGKTVAELEAAFRDAVDDYLDTCHSLGQTPEKPCKGSFNVRVGHDLHLAAALAATRQKVTLNDLTRQALNEFLQHHGAVVTG; from the coding sequence GTGAACAACCAGTTGAAACACAATGGCTATATCGGCTCGATCGAAGCCAGCATCGAAGACAATTGTCTATTCGGAAAGCTTCTGTTCATCAAGGCTCTGGTCAGCTACGAAGGCAAAACCGTCGCAGAATTGGAAGCCGCCTTTCGCGACGCGGTGGACGACTACCTCGACACCTGCCACAGCCTCGGCCAAACACCCGAAAAACCGTGCAAGGGCTCATTCAACGTTCGAGTCGGCCATGACCTGCATTTGGCCGCGGCCTTGGCGGCGACCCGACAGAAAGTGACGCTGAACGACCTGACGCGACAGGCGCTGAACGAGTTCCTGCAGCATCACGGTGCAGTCGTGACAGGCTAA
- a CDS encoding MFS transporter — MANPYAELFQAPGSRAFVLAGMLARMPISMTGIGLITMLSQVHGGYGLAGAVAATFALATAFCAPQVSRLVDRYGQGRVLPIAASMGGGALLLLLLCTRLQAPSWTLFIFAALAGCIPNMSAMVRARWTELYRGQPKLQTAFALESVLDEVCFILGPPLSVGLCVVLFPEAGPLIAALLLAVGVTAFVLQRQTEPPVHEYHAHHGQWLIASPSVLTLMILLTAMGTIVGVVDVVSVAFAQHQGQPAAASIVLSVYAIGSCLAGLAFGALKLKTSLPRQFLYCGVATALTTLPLLLVVNIPGLSVAVFVSGLFFAPTLIVAMALVERVVPPSRLTEGMTWLITGLSIGVAIGAASSGWMIDRFGAPSGFWVALVAGAVVLGAAVLGYRRLG; from the coding sequence ATGGCAAACCCTTACGCCGAACTGTTCCAGGCGCCAGGTTCCCGGGCTTTTGTATTGGCTGGCATGCTCGCCCGCATGCCCATCTCCATGACCGGTATCGGCTTGATCACCATGCTGTCGCAAGTCCATGGAGGTTATGGTTTGGCCGGTGCCGTGGCCGCGACCTTTGCCCTGGCCACCGCATTTTGTGCGCCTCAGGTTTCGCGACTGGTGGACCGTTATGGTCAGGGCCGTGTGTTGCCGATAGCGGCTTCGATGGGTGGTGGCGCGCTGTTGCTGCTGTTGCTCTGCACCCGCTTGCAGGCGCCGAGCTGGACCCTGTTTATCTTCGCCGCGCTGGCCGGGTGCATACCCAATATGTCGGCCATGGTACGGGCACGCTGGACTGAGCTGTACCGTGGCCAGCCTAAGTTGCAGACGGCTTTTGCCCTGGAGTCGGTGCTGGACGAGGTATGTTTCATCCTTGGCCCGCCGCTGTCGGTAGGTTTGTGCGTGGTGCTGTTTCCCGAAGCGGGGCCTTTGATTGCGGCGTTGTTGTTGGCGGTGGGTGTCACTGCGTTTGTCCTGCAAAGACAGACCGAACCACCCGTTCACGAATACCACGCCCATCACGGCCAGTGGTTGATTGCCTCGCCTTCGGTGCTGACGCTGATGATCCTGCTGACCGCCATGGGCACGATTGTGGGTGTCGTGGATGTGGTCAGCGTCGCGTTCGCCCAGCACCAGGGCCAGCCGGCTGCTGCCAGTATTGTGTTGTCGGTGTACGCCATTGGTTCGTGTCTGGCCGGGCTGGCCTTTGGCGCGCTCAAGTTGAAGACATCATTGCCTCGCCAGTTTCTGTACTGCGGTGTGGCCACGGCCCTGACCACGCTGCCGCTGTTGTTGGTGGTGAATATTCCGGGCCTGTCAGTGGCGGTCTTCGTGTCGGGGCTGTTTTTTGCCCCGACCTTGATCGTGGCCATGGCCCTGGTGGAGCGGGTGGTTCCTCCCAGTCGCTTGACCGAAGGCATGACCTGGTTGATCACGGGGTTGAGCATCGGCGTGGCGATTGGCGCGGCCAGCTCCGGGTGGATGATCGACCGATTCGGCGCACCCAGTGGATTCTGGGTGGCATTGGTGGCTGGGGCCGTGGTGCTGGGAGCAGCAGTGTTGGGGTATCGGCGGTTGGGGTGA
- a CDS encoding MDR family MFS transporter, translating into MEADGGSSRVSLRAWVAVIGGLFGCFMAGMNVHVTSAALPEIEGALGATFEEGSWISTAYLVAEIIMIPLTAWLVRVFSLRRVMLVGSGVFLVASVACSLAPNLTTMIIIRVVQGAAGAVLIPLSFQLIITELPASKIPLGMALFSLANSVAQAAGPSMGGWLTDAYSWRWIFYLQLFPGIALLAAVAWAIDRQPMNLGLLRQGDWLGIACMVLGLGALQIVLEEGGRKDWFGSSLIVWMTLLAVVGLVGFIGRQLWGAHGFINLRLLGHYNFGVASVAMFIFGASTYGLVFLVPNYLAQLQGYNAREIGVSLIAYGLVQLVLAPFLPRLMKWLSAKLLVASGFAIMALGCWMGAHLSADSASNVIVPSIVVRGIGQPLIMVALSVLAVHGLAKAEAGSASAVFSMLRNLGGAVGTALLAQLVVVRERVHSARIGESVTVFEPALQQRLPGGGMLDEQLPDHQVVLNLLDQGIRHQAFLMAYSDAFFLACVALAACAVAALMLRRT; encoded by the coding sequence ATGGAGGCTGATGGGGGCTCATCCAGGGTCTCGTTGCGCGCCTGGGTCGCGGTGATTGGAGGCCTGTTCGGCTGCTTCATGGCCGGCATGAACGTACACGTCACCAGCGCCGCCTTGCCGGAAATCGAAGGGGCCTTGGGCGCGACTTTCGAGGAAGGTTCATGGATTTCCACGGCTTACCTGGTGGCGGAAATCATCATGATTCCGCTCACGGCATGGCTGGTCCGGGTGTTCTCCCTGCGTCGGGTGATGTTGGTGGGCTCGGGGGTATTTCTGGTGGCGTCGGTAGCCTGTTCGCTGGCACCAAACCTGACGACCATGATCATCATCCGGGTGGTCCAGGGTGCAGCGGGTGCGGTGCTGATTCCGCTGTCGTTCCAACTGATCATCACCGAGTTGCCGGCGAGCAAGATTCCCTTGGGCATGGCGCTATTCAGCCTGGCCAACAGCGTGGCCCAGGCCGCCGGGCCATCCATGGGAGGGTGGTTGACCGACGCCTATTCATGGCGCTGGATTTTCTACCTGCAACTGTTCCCCGGCATCGCGCTGCTGGCGGCGGTCGCCTGGGCTATCGACCGCCAACCGATGAACCTGGGTTTGTTGCGCCAGGGCGATTGGCTGGGCATTGCCTGCATGGTGCTGGGCCTGGGTGCGTTACAGATCGTGTTGGAGGAGGGCGGGCGTAAGGATTGGTTCGGTTCAAGCTTGATTGTCTGGATGACGTTGTTGGCGGTGGTGGGACTGGTGGGGTTTATTGGCCGTCAATTGTGGGGCGCGCATGGGTTTATCAACCTGCGACTGCTGGGGCATTACAACTTTGGGGTTGCCAGTGTGGCGATGTTTATCTTCGGCGCCAGCACCTATGGGCTGGTGTTTCTGGTGCCCAATTACCTGGCGCAGTTGCAGGGCTACAACGCTCGGGAGATTGGCGTCAGTTTGATTGCCTATGGCTTGGTGCAATTGGTCCTGGCGCCATTCCTGCCCCGGTTGATGAAGTGGCTCAGCGCCAAGCTGCTGGTCGCGTCGGGTTTTGCAATCATGGCCCTGGGGTGCTGGATGGGGGCGCACCTGTCGGCGGACAGCGCCAGCAACGTCATCGTCCCGTCCATTGTGGTGCGGGGGATTGGCCAGCCCTTGATCATGGTGGCCTTGTCGGTACTGGCAGTGCATGGATTGGCCAAGGCCGAGGCGGGTTCGGCGTCGGCGGTGTTTTCGATGTTGCGCAATCTGGGCGGGGCCGTCGGCACGGCATTGCTGGCGCAACTGGTGGTGGTGCGTGAACGGGTGCATTCGGCGCGCATCGGCGAATCAGTGACAGTGTTCGAGCCTGCGCTGCAACAGCGCTTGCCCGGTGGCGGCATGTTGGATGAGCAACTGCCGGATCATCAGGTGGTGTTGAACCTGTTGGATCAGGGCATTCGCCATCAGGCATTTTTGATGGCCTACAGTGATGCGTTTTTTCTGGCATGCGTGGCGCTGGCCGCGTGTGCGGTGGCGGCGCTGATGCTGCGGCGCACGTGA
- a CDS encoding HlyD family secretion protein produces MNQAVEPSTLSPVLNQAFIQRHRRPLLISASLAALLGLGVFAGYWWNLGRFLEETDDAYVRADWVAISPRIAGYVAQVLVEDNQPVKAGDLLVRIDERDFTEHLSRAQAQLQQAQAAANAQQASLQTLDARMSEQQQRITQVQAALRSVEAEARRAQLDYARYRELVAQHVATAQRLETVSASQAQAQAAVAVARAQVARQQAQLQVLQAGRQQAYAQITEHHARVGEAQANLALARNALSDTEIRAPFDGIVGQRKVRRQQYVIPGLPLLAVVPVEQAYVIANYKETQLQHMLPGQSVEIEVDSFIGQHWHGQVESIAPGSGAVFALLPPDNATGNFTKIVQRFPVKIRLVPEGGEASRILPGMSVIATVDTRPGARQEHAHGG; encoded by the coding sequence ATGAATCAGGCTGTTGAACCTTCCACCCTCAGTCCGGTGTTGAACCAGGCTTTCATCCAACGTCACCGGCGCCCGCTATTGATCAGCGCCTCCCTGGCAGCACTGCTGGGGTTGGGAGTATTTGCTGGGTATTGGTGGAACTTGGGGCGCTTCCTGGAAGAAACCGACGATGCCTATGTGCGCGCCGATTGGGTCGCGATCAGCCCGCGAATTGCCGGCTATGTCGCCCAGGTGCTGGTGGAAGACAATCAGCCGGTCAAGGCGGGGGACTTGCTGGTGCGCATTGATGAGCGTGACTTCACCGAGCATCTGAGCCGTGCCCAGGCGCAGTTGCAGCAAGCGCAAGCGGCGGCGAATGCGCAGCAAGCCAGTTTGCAAACCCTGGACGCACGGATGAGTGAGCAGCAACAACGCATCACCCAGGTTCAGGCGGCCTTGCGCAGTGTCGAGGCCGAGGCCCGACGGGCCCAGCTGGACTATGCGCGTTATCGCGAACTGGTGGCGCAACACGTTGCTACCGCCCAACGACTGGAGACAGTCAGCGCAAGTCAGGCCCAGGCGCAAGCGGCCGTTGCCGTGGCCCGTGCTCAGGTCGCCCGGCAACAAGCCCAGTTGCAGGTGCTGCAAGCCGGTCGCCAACAGGCCTACGCACAAATCACCGAGCATCATGCCAGGGTCGGCGAAGCCCAGGCCAATCTAGCTTTGGCGCGCAATGCCTTGAGCGACACGGAAATCCGCGCACCCTTTGACGGCATCGTCGGGCAGCGCAAGGTACGTCGCCAGCAATACGTCATTCCTGGCTTGCCGTTATTGGCGGTAGTGCCGGTGGAGCAGGCCTATGTGATCGCCAACTACAAGGAAACCCAGTTGCAGCACATGCTGCCCGGGCAGTCGGTGGAGATCGAAGTGGACAGTTTCATCGGCCAGCACTGGCACGGTCAGGTGGAAAGTATCGCCCCTGGTTCCGGTGCGGTGTTTGCGCTGTTGCCGCCGGACAACGCCACGGGCAACTTCACTAAGATCGTGCAGCGTTTCCCGGTGAAGATTCGCCTGGTGCCGGAGGGGGGCGAGGCGTCCCGGATCTTGCCGGGCATGTCGGTGATCGCTACTGTCGATACGCGTCCAGGCGCCAGGCAGGAGCATGCTCATGGAGGCTGA